The following proteins are co-located in the Microbacterium immunditiarum genome:
- a CDS encoding DNA-3-methyladenine glycosylase family protein produces the protein MRSSGVFPVRDARGAASRDRRTARDPRPAHGRPLETEYRPRHPLDLARTVLMHRRGHGDPTMCVDGSVIWRASRTPEGVATLALREVSRGVIRGAAWGPGREWALAQLPALCGAQDDPDEFEGSRHPIIAEAHRRNPGLRLSRTDLVFDALAASIIEQKVTNMQAFAAWRRIVTWYGERAPGPTPRPMFAPPGIESWRRVPSWAWHRAGLEPLQARTIVETARRGDSVVRAVAAAPDGDARDLVLTSLRGVGVWTSAETRIRALGDPDAVSVGDYHLAHEVGYALIGERVDDDRMLELLAPWSGQRQRAIRLIGLSDVREPRKAPRLHPEDHRDH, from the coding sequence ATGAGGTCGTCGGGGGTGTTCCCCGTGCGCGATGCGCGCGGAGCCGCGTCACGCGACCGCCGTACCGCCCGCGACCCGCGCCCCGCGCACGGACGGCCGCTCGAGACGGAGTACCGTCCGCGGCATCCGCTCGATCTCGCCCGCACAGTGCTCATGCACCGGCGCGGTCACGGCGACCCCACGATGTGCGTCGACGGATCCGTCATCTGGCGCGCGAGCCGCACGCCCGAGGGCGTCGCGACGCTCGCGCTGCGGGAGGTGTCGCGGGGAGTCATCCGCGGCGCGGCATGGGGTCCGGGTCGCGAGTGGGCGCTCGCTCAGCTCCCGGCGCTGTGCGGTGCGCAGGACGATCCGGACGAGTTCGAAGGGTCGCGGCATCCGATCATCGCCGAAGCCCACCGCCGCAATCCCGGTCTGCGCCTCAGCCGGACCGACCTGGTGTTCGACGCGCTCGCGGCGTCGATCATCGAGCAGAAGGTCACGAACATGCAGGCGTTCGCCGCGTGGCGGCGCATCGTCACCTGGTACGGCGAGCGTGCACCGGGCCCGACGCCGCGGCCGATGTTCGCGCCGCCCGGGATCGAGTCGTGGCGCCGCGTCCCGTCGTGGGCGTGGCACCGTGCGGGGCTCGAGCCGCTCCAGGCGCGCACGATCGTCGAGACGGCGCGCCGCGGCGACTCGGTCGTGCGTGCCGTGGCGGCGGCGCCCGACGGCGATGCGCGCGACCTCGTGCTCACGAGCCTGCGCGGCGTGGGAGTGTGGACGTCGGCCGAGACCCGCATCCGCGCCCTCGGCGATCCCGACGCCGTGAGCGTGGGCGACTATCACCTCGCACACGAGGTGGGGTACGCGCTCATCGGCGAGCGCGTCGACGATGATCGGATGCTGGAACTCCTCGCGCCGTGGAGCGGTCAGCGTCAGCGCGCGATCCGCCTCATCGGCCTCAGCGACGTGCGAGAGCCGCGCAAGGCTCCCCGTCTGCATCCCGAGGACCATCGCGACCACTGA
- a CDS encoding winged helix-turn-helix domain-containing protein, translating to MSNTALLDRPTTTTRHLRAVTAPVPTIRRATVPAQPASPASVPTAALPVSTAPRGFALYVGIDEAKAAASGVSLGVLVDALRRTLAELAPGAETYATVALAPVGSGGRDVDVVRLALHEPSAVARAKQQEPDEDEHTPSGVVVDISRKRVLIDGESAAFTFKEFELLQYLVLREGRTIERAELVSSLWQGAGEEDVPGERTIDVHVRRLRAKLGRYEDIVRTVRGIGYRFDRHADVVIRYGHGSPSPDRF from the coding sequence ATGTCGAACACCGCTCTTCTCGATCGCCCCACGACCACCACCCGTCACCTGCGCGCCGTCACCGCTCCGGTTCCCACCATCCGCCGCGCGACCGTCCCCGCGCAGCCCGCCAGCCCCGCATCGGTGCCGACCGCCGCCCTTCCGGTGAGCACCGCCCCCCGAGGCTTCGCCCTGTACGTCGGCATCGACGAGGCGAAGGCCGCCGCATCCGGTGTCTCGCTCGGCGTCCTCGTCGACGCGCTGCGCCGCACCCTCGCCGAGCTCGCTCCCGGCGCTGAGACGTACGCGACCGTCGCCCTCGCGCCCGTCGGCTCGGGCGGGCGCGACGTCGACGTCGTGCGCCTCGCACTGCACGAGCCGTCGGCCGTCGCCCGCGCGAAGCAGCAGGAGCCCGACGAGGACGAGCACACGCCCTCCGGCGTCGTCGTCGACATCTCGCGCAAGCGGGTGCTCATCGACGGCGAGTCGGCCGCGTTCACCTTCAAGGAGTTCGAGCTGCTGCAGTACCTCGTGCTCCGCGAGGGCCGCACGATCGAACGCGCCGAGCTCGTGAGCTCGCTGTGGCAGGGCGCCGGCGAGGAGGACGTCCCCGGCGAGCGCACGATCGATGTGCACGTGCGGCGCCTCCGCGCGAAGCTCGGCCGCTATGAGGACATCGTGCGCACGGTGCGCGGGATCGGTTACCGCTTCGACCGGCACGCCGACGTCGTGATCCGGTACGGCCACGGCTCACCGTCGCCCGACCGCTTCTGA